AGAGTTAAAGACAATACAAAATGATACATTTATTCAGGGCCACGTATCAGACCAATTCAAAAGAAGGAGCCTCACAAGAATCCAATACTCATAACTTCACAAGTAGAATTTGTATTCACACTTTAATTACTCATATTTGGCAATACAAAATCACCACTTGTTCCAATATCTTCAGCATCCAAATCATCAAGTTCCATGCTGCTGCTTCCGATGAGAGGCTTACGAGCTGCATTTGGTACCCCGACTGGTTTTCTTGCCTCTTGTATTATGGACTGGACTTCTTCAATGCTTTGGGATGGATTATTAACATCATGGGTCTGCCAGCTTCCTCCTTCCATCATTTCCATAGGTAAGTTCTTTAGAAACCAAGGGTGGCTTTTAATTTCTGGGATTGTTATTCTCTGCAAACAGATATAAGCAGAGACCACAATGAGAAAGCTAAACTGAACCTATAAATCTCAACGTGAAATGTGCATCCAAAAACCAGATATTTGCAATAATGTGGTGgtattgattgattgattaagTTAAACCTGTGGTGGTGAAGTCTAGATATCTAGTAGTTTCagcaccaaaataaaaaatacattaCCTTTTTGGGGTCTgctacaaatatatgagataAGAGATGTCTACATTCGATGGAAACTCGGACATTATCTGGAATTGAGTACTGTACGCTAAGTATCCGCTGCCATAAGACATATAGCATGTTAACTATAACTCAAAAAAGAATCAGAAAGTTTTTATATATGCACTGTTTCATTTCTGTTCcattttattgatgaaaagTTTGTTGTGCCACTAACCCCAAttgtttttctaaagtttCGAGGGTCTTGAGGATCTTCAAAGGGATATGCTCCAACTATCATCACATATAAGGTCACTCCACAAGACCAAACGTCTGCAATCTATAACCTCTAAAGTAAGATACAAAAGATGCTTAAAGCAATAACAAAAAACAGTGTCAATGAAAAGTCAAAAGATTTGGACTTACCTGTCCATCATATTTGCTTTTAGATAGGACCTCAGGTGCTATATAAGCTGGTGTTCCTACAGTAGATTTTGGCTGAGAATGCAATACTGACTACAAACAAAGTGAAGGAATTAATTACTCAAAGTCTCGTTAACCCAAATCCTTAATGTGGATCCGTAGGTTTGTGGATTACCTTTGAGTATCCGAAATCACATATTTTTACACGGGGTGCTGTGCTGCCATCTAAGAGTGTGTTTTCAAGCTTAAGGTCTCTATGACAGATTTGCTGCCACAAATGAATTATTTCCTCACTACAACCGACGCTACCAAAGATCCCGACAGAAAGATATAGCAGTATACAACACATTAATAGAAGAGTGCCAAATTTCATACCATTGAATGACAATAACTAACTCCTGATATCAACTGCTGGAAGAAAAACCTTGCCTGATGCAAAAGAACAACAAAtttgcaaccaaaaaaaaaaaaagagtttagGAAAAGAACTAAAAAAGATGCACCTCTTTAACAAttgaaagtaaaagaaaatttggagccgcagggaaaagaaaaagaaaatctataTGGATTCCATTTTCACGGGACATTTCTAAATTACAAATGATACCATAAAATTCTCTACCCCTCCAAAGTTACTTTACCTCATCCTCACTAAATCTGCCAGCATTGCATATTCTCCCAAAGAGTTCTCCCCCTGCCGCATACTCCATTACTATGGCTAGATGAGTTGGTGTCAAAAGGACCTGCAAGAAAGAGACCCCAATACTCTTAAACGAAAACCTGTTTATCGGAAATAGGCCTTTGTAAAGACTATTTTCACTTCACATTAACAAAGACTGACAGCAAGTAAAGTCCATGTTTTTAACAAAGATACTTTAACAACACTTTTAATAAGTCCTACCAATTTAAGCACACTAAAGGCATGATTTTAGCTGTTCTGTCTTCAACCCAACCTCAACAGATACTTAGGCAATGCTTATGCAAAGTTGATTGAGAACATGTTATCAGTATCTCTCAAGGGGCCACGACAAAAGATAAGAACAATCAGCTTATGTATAAAGACATGCTATATGTTTATGGAAAATTCATTCTcaaattgaaaactgaaaactgcAAAATTCATTTATGGATATCAAGTCCACATAATTCATAATCACTGACCTCTTTGAATCGAACAATATTGGGATGCTTCAATGATCTGTGGTTCATGATTTCCCTTTGCACATGTTCATCTATCTGTATCACCAAAGAAATGGGAAAACAACCCAATACCCAGATAAAAtttaaagaaccaaaaaataaaataaaataaaataaaattacaaagagagaattcacaaaaataaaaggaagatAAAAGAGGTTTAGGAGATGAACCAAACCTTGTGGCCTCTCTCAATGAACTTAACAGCAAAGAGCTCTCTGGTCAACTTATCTCTGACCAGCCTGGCTACCCCAAAATTCCCAAACCCAATATCTTTCATAATCTCATACCTCTCCATACTAGACCAATTAATTTCCAAAGCTCACAACAGCAATGAACACAAATTCAAACAGAGCTGACAACCAGATCATGaaacagcagcagcaacatgCACATCCAAGTTCCCAGTGAAAAGGGTTGCAGAGGGCTTTGCACCAAACAAAGATAGCCCTTTAGGAGGACAAGTGGAAAAAAGGGTTGGTGTGAAAGATATCATTAAAAAGTCTTCACAAAGGCAGCTGAGGGTGAGAGGCCACAAACTCAAATAGTCTTTGACGGCATGCAGTGAAAGTAAAAAAtggaatttgggttttttttttttttttttcccgtgaAGATTGGAAGTAAATTATGTCAAGCGGTGTGAAAGTTCAGAAATTTTTcgtattaatttgtttcagAGATGAAGATTTCATGACCCAAAAGAGGAAAGGAGAGAGATTTTACAGATAACGGGAGAAGGCCAAATGACAGTCACAGTGATCCGTATTTTGCAAAAACCATGTTTTATGCGCTTTCTATTACTCCAACAGTCAAGTCAAGCCCACGTTTCTGGGCCACTGCGGCCACGCCCACTGTAAGGCGCAGCGTAAGCATGCGGCTGCTTACTTTTTCCAAAAATGGGTTTATTAAATTTTGcacaaattttatatatttcatgcaaaaagaaacaagagaaagttttttttttttctctctctttgggTGAAAACAAGATAAAGTATTTGCAAGTTATGTGACACAAACTGCTATTTTGAATTCGCTATGATGGgtgtctattttttttaagtggtTTTTAACAATTGTTTTTAATCGATGGGTGTCTATTATTTAGACGATCTATCGATTTTtcgatttgatttttttattttattttataaactttttttttataagtgGTACGAGAGACGGGTAGTTCGAACACAAGATTATAGTTGAAAGGTAACTACTCTTTACCATTTGGATTTGCCACTTTAGGAAGTTGCagcaatatttatattaaaacagtTGCCCCCTTTCTTTGGCGATCCAAATGCTCTGATTGGCTTAAGCTCAGCCTATCTGTATTTCATTAAGTTTTAAGCATTGTATGGCAATCCTATCAATCATGCAGTAAAACTATACACTGGCAAAGTCAAGAAGGCAACAACAGCCAATGCCAGCATCATCAATAGGAGGCCCAAGATACGGTGCTCCAGCAACCACCAGATCATCTTGCagctcttcttcctcaagcaTTGCATATCCTGCTCCATAAATTGGACAGATGACCAAATCAGCCATATGCAATTTagaattataattaaaattggattgatatataatttgttttaattaccaggaagagaagaaatagGAAATTCCAAGAAATAAGTAGAAGGCCTGCCAAGCTCCTCAGAGTAAGGTGGAGCCAATACATCCAAGATAGCACAAGGAGTTACTGCATTAAAAGAATGAATGTTCCCTCCACTTGTCGGAAATAGTACACTAGTCTCACATGGTGCCCTCATAATGCCATCTAAAACCTTGCCTGCCAATCCAACTGCACCCACAGACAGAACACAAAATCAAAGGTTGTCTTTGCCAAAATTTATGTAGTAGGTTTAGCAAAATAACTGAATCTTGCAgcttaattttttctttatgatgtTAATTATGATTGGTTCTTACATGATCTGAAGCCTGAAGTAGTTCCTCCGTTGATCCAATCGTAAGCTTTAACATAACATGAACCATAAAGGAGTTTGCTAAAGACTGTCATTCCAGGGTGATCATGAAGGGGAAGTGTCGCTCCAGCAGGGAAACAAAACACGCCGATCTGCTCATAGCATTTGATCAATATGTTATGTTACCGGACTGTCAAATAAATGcaattttgattgatgatttgacAACATAATATATCTAACTGTCTGATAAATGCGCGGGCTAGGGCAACTCTACTTACAGAGAAATGGTGACATTCATGAATGTGAATGTAAGTGATTTGGGAGATGCTTTGCCCACAGATCAGTCCCTTATCTCTCCTTGGGCTAGTAGATGGCGATCCacataaaccaaattcatCAATTCCAACATCTATTGCTTTAAACGTGCCTGCGTGTGATAAAAATTTGAGCCTATAAATGTTTCAGTCCAATATAAACATAAGTGCAAGCATGAACAAAATAACCAAGTAAATCATACCCAGGAAATTTTTCAGCCATTGAACTTGTTGGGAAGTTGGGAGCATTTTCTGGGAAAATAAAAGATTGCAGGCTTCATACagcgtttggattttgcttttCTGCATTCTACAGTTGGTTTCCATTGCTCTTGATGATAGATTTTTTTGCACCTTTGTGATAAATAAAGGGGTGAAGAGAGAGGACTTTTAGCACAAACTTTGGTCAACTAAACCAGGGGCTGGGGGCATATTTTTAGacattttcatttgttttcaatGGGCTTGCTGCAATTTTCTATCTTGGGTTATATTTCATATCCATAAAGTCACTAGAAGTTGTGAATTAAACAATCTGTGGACACAACATTTGCCATAcgtatagaaaataaatatgggCTGGATTTAGGGTAATTTCTCTCCTCTGGTTTTTGGTCAAATAGGATGCGGTGATAAAACCTCCTGATAAAGACTTGTTGAAAATGAATATTGTAGATGGGGCTTGTAATATGCCAGAATGTAAACTGATTTGTACATACAATTTAATTACTCAGATTTGGAAATACAAAATGACCACTTGTTTCAATATCTTCAACATTAGCAATATCCAAATCATCAAAGATCCATGCTTTTGCTTCCCATGAGAGGCCTACCGGCAGCATTTGGGGCCTCTTCTGAAGGGTTTCGTGCCTGTTCTATTATTGATAGAACTTCTTCAACGCTTTGGGATGGATTATTTGCATCTTTGCACTGCCAGCTTCCGACTCCTTCCATAAGTTCGATAGGTAAGTTCTTTACGAACCAAGGGTGGCTTTCAATTTCTGGGATTGTTATTCTCTGCAAGGATATGTAAGTAGAGACCGCAATGAGAAAGCTAACCTCAGTAGCCAAAACCAGATATTTGTAAGAATGAGAAGGAGAAACAAAACTCAAGGAAACTCCTCGTTTTAGTTAGCAGTATACCAAAGTTCACTGCTTAAGTAAAGCCTGTGATTAACTCTAATTACCTTTTCGGGGTTTGCTACGAATATAAGAGACAAGAGATGTCTGCATTCCTTGGAAACTCGGATAAAATCAGGAATTGAGTAGTGTACACTAAGGATCCGCTGCCATAAGACACATATAGCATGTTAGCTACAACTCAAAAAAGAACTAGCAAATCTGATCTAATTTCTGTTCCATTTTATTAGTCAAAAAGGTTGTAATGTCACTAAcctcaattgtttttttaaagtttatagGTTCTTCAGGATCTTCAAAGGGGTATGATCCAACAATCATCACATATAAGGTGACTCCGCAAGACCAAACATCTGAAATCTGTAATGTCTAAGATTAGATTCGAAAGATGCTTAACGCAATAGCAAGCTACATAGTCAATGAAAATGCACAAGAATTGGACTTACCTTTCCATCATAATTGCTTTTAGATAGGACCTCAGGTGCAATATAAGCTGGTGTTCCTACAGCAGATTTTGGCTGAGAATGCAGTAGTGACTACAAAACATAGTGAAAGAATTAATTACTCGAAGTCCGGTTAACCTGAATCCCTAACGTGGATCTGTACTCTAGGATTTGTGGAGTACCTTTGAGTGTCCGAAATCGCATATTTTCACACGGGGTGCTGTGCTGCCATCTAAGAGTGTATTTTCAAGCTTAAGGTCCCTATGACAGATGTGCTGCCAGTGCCACAAATGAATTATTTCCTTACTACAACCAACACTACAAAAGATAATGAGAGAAAGAAATAACAGCTTAACACATTAACAGAAGACGGTCCGATTTACATACCATTGAATGACAGTAACTAACTCCTGATATCAATTGCTGGAAGAAATACCTTGCCTGATGcaaaagaacaataaaattgagaaaaaaataagacaaAAATGTATATGTATGCCATTTTCAGGGGACATTCAGAGATGCCATATTCTAAACTACAAATTTTTTCCATATGAAAGTCTCTCCCCCTCAGAAATTTATTTACCTCATCCTCACTAAATCTACCAGCACTGTGTATTCTCTCAAAGAGTTCTCCCCCCTCCGCATACTCCATTACGATGGCTAGATGAGTTGGTGTCAGCAGGACCTGCAAGAAAATGACACCCCAATACTTATGCAATGCTTATGCAAAATATATAGAGAACATGCCATCGGTATCTGTCAAGGGACCAGGACAAAATATGCGAACATGAGGCAGAGCAGAagtagaaaagaaaggaagaagcaGCTAATGCTATATATAGCACTAAAACACATGATTTAACTGACCTCTTTGAATCGAACAATATTGGGATGCTCCAATGATCTGTGGTTCATGATTTCCCTACTCACATGTTCAGC
The window above is part of the Prunus dulcis chromosome 1, ALMONDv2, whole genome shotgun sequence genome. Proteins encoded here:
- the LOC117614840 gene encoding plant cysteine oxidase 1-like, with the translated sequence METNCRMQKSKIQTLYEACNLLFSQKMLPTSQQVQWLKNFLGTFKAIDVGIDEFGLCGSPSTSPRRDKGLICGQSISQITYIHIHECHHFSIGVFCFPAGATLPLHDHPGMTVFSKLLYGSCYVKAYDWINGGTTSGFRSFGLAGKVLDGIMRAPCETSVLFPTSGGNIHSFNAVTPCAILDVLAPPYSEELGRPSTYFLEFPISSLPGYAMLEEEELQDDLVVAGAPYLGPPIDDAGIGCCCLLDFASV
- the LOC117614838 gene encoding serine/threonine-protein kinase SAPK2-like encodes the protein MERYEIMKDIGFGNFGVARLVRDKLTRELFAVKFIERGHKIDEHVQREIMNHRSLKHPNIVRFKEVLLTPTHLAIVMEYAAGGELFGRICNAGRFSEDEARFFFQQLISGVSYCHSMQICHRDLKLENTLLDGSTAPRVKICDFGYSKSVLHSQPKSTVGTPAYIAPEVLSKSKYDGQIADVWSCGVTLYVMIVGAYPFEDPQDPRNFRKTIGRILSVQYSIPDNVRVSIECRHLLSHIFVADPKKRITIPEIKSHPWFLKNLPMEMMEGGSWQTHDVNNPSQSIEEVQSIIQEARKPVGVPNAARKPLIGSSSMELDDLDAEDIGTSGDFVLPNMSN